The following proteins are encoded in a genomic region of Brachyspira pilosicoli:
- a CDS encoding P1 family peptidase, with amino-acid sequence MKEIKITDIENIKIGNAQNTDAATGCTVIICERGANTSLDVRGGGPASRESELTKPFATTEVIHAVLLSGGSAFGLDASGGVMKYLEERNIGFDVGVTKVPLVCESCIFDLRVGDYKVRPDIEMGYNSCIDAQNNNPKMGNYGAGTGASVGKILGVDYAMKSGLGFYALEVDGVKVGAIVSVNAFGDIFDYDTGEKLAGLLSEDKKSFRSSEEELIKLTRDKEITFTSNLVENTTIGAIITNAKFTKTQMGKIASMAHNGFARTIKPVHTTLDGDSIYAMSVGDIKASIDAVGSLAAIVMGRAINNAVKNAKSSYGLKAYNDIF; translated from the coding sequence ATGAAAGAAATAAAAATCACAGATATAGAAAATATAAAAATAGGAAATGCTCAAAATACAGATGCTGCTACAGGATGCACTGTAATAATATGTGAGAGAGGTGCTAATACTTCTCTTGATGTACGAGGAGGCGGACCTGCTTCGAGAGAAAGCGAACTTACAAAACCATTTGCAACTACAGAAGTTATACATGCTGTACTATTAAGCGGAGGAAGTGCTTTTGGACTTGATGCTTCGGGGGGAGTTATGAAGTATCTTGAAGAGAGAAATATTGGTTTTGATGTGGGGGTTACTAAAGTGCCTTTGGTTTGCGAATCTTGTATATTTGATTTGCGTGTTGGAGATTATAAGGTTCGTCCTGATATAGAGATGGGTTATAATTCTTGTATTGATGCTCAAAATAATAATCCAAAAATGGGCAATTATGGGGCAGGAACTGGGGCTTCTGTTGGTAAGATACTCGGTGTTGATTATGCTATGAAATCTGGTTTAGGTTTTTATGCTTTAGAAGTTGATGGTGTAAAAGTGGGAGCTATTGTTTCTGTTAATGCTTTTGGGGACATATTTGATTATGACACAGGAGAGAAATTAGCAGGGCTTTTAAGTGAAGACAAAAAAAGTTTTAGAAGCTCTGAAGAAGAATTGATAAAACTAACAAGAGATAAAGAAATAACATTTACAAGCAATTTAGTAGAAAACACAACAATAGGAGCTATTATAACAAATGCTAAGTTTACAAAAACACAAATGGGCAAAATAGCTTCTATGGCTCATAATGGTTTTGCCAGAACTATAAAACCAGTACACACCACATTAGACGGGGATAGTATTTATGCTATGTCTGTCGGAGATATTAAGGCAAGTATTGATGCGGTTGGAAGTTTGGCTGCTATTGTAATGGGAAGAGCTATCAATAATGCTGTAAAAAATGCCAAATCAAGCTATGGTTTAAAAGCGTACAATGATATTTTTTAA
- a CDS encoding response regulator, with the protein MRVLVYDSNYATRDNITTILLMQGYDVVAVKDKKHILPTCSKMPFSIAVIETSPYDEEVNAILEKMHYDDMYKNIKVLIYVPEIIPGFVSNMFKIGVAGILFKPFNEKDFFNRFSSLLSKSNLLPKRIKYTIINNVDHDIVFRHEESKQIVHAMILGISARGIKFLIPNENIRLNVGYNIPLTYMSIGSYKMTFSLNIIEVIGKEYVGLFENLSSFDHKVICKFIYEKYIERNLIS; encoded by the coding sequence ATGAGGGTATTGGTATACGATTCTAATTATGCTACAAGAGATAATATTACAACAATACTGCTTATGCAGGGTTACGATGTTGTAGCAGTAAAAGATAAAAAACATATACTTCCAACTTGTTCAAAAATGCCTTTTTCTATTGCTGTTATAGAAACATCTCCTTATGATGAAGAAGTTAATGCCATTTTAGAGAAGATGCATTATGATGATATGTATAAAAATATTAAAGTTTTAATTTATGTGCCGGAAATTATACCTGGTTTTGTTTCTAATATGTTTAAAATAGGTGTAGCTGGAATATTATTTAAACCATTTAATGAAAAAGATTTTTTTAATAGATTTTCAAGTTTGTTATCTAAATCTAATTTGCTTCCTAAAAGAATAAAATATACTATCATTAACAATGTAGATCATGATATAGTTTTTAGGCATGAAGAAAGCAAACAAATAGTGCATGCTATGATATTAGGAATATCTGCGAGGGGTATAAAGTTTTTAATACCAAATGAAAATATTCGTCTTAATGTTGGATATAATATACCGCTTACTTATATGTCTATAGGCTCTTATAAGATGACATTTTCTTTAAATATTATAGAAGTGATAGGTAAGGAATATGTTGGATTATTTGAAAATTTATCTTCTTTTGACCATAAGGTAATTTGTAAATTTATATATGAAAAATATATAGAAAGAAATTTAATATCTTAA
- the secD gene encoding protein translocase subunit SecD yields MSHNLRLAFIIIGLAIMGWFITPTVRWYFFTSEDKKEESNMSLDEMISKGYTKEQIDEIQSLKRLRSESVNLGLDLQGGIRIVLQADFEDYANKLDRTALSLTAEEKNDAMERLISRLRGRIDQFGVSEVGIRKQGDDRVVVELPGARDPDRIKSVVLSQGALTFNLVDQEASATITSNDLLLGVFTNTAKVPENDKQVYFYSEKDDFGRRVRGAPVFIEKEASLDGSALINANVGGGQFGEVTVEFELNNEGAEQFALVTAANVNRMLAIVLDDKVISAPNINQEIRGGRGVITGSFTLEEAQDLARILKEGALPLKVSVVEEEVVGQSIGADSVKAGTTALFMAAVLVAVFMIAVYRISGVLSTIAMLVNVILIIAILSPLRFTLTLPGIAGLILTIGMAVDANVIIFERIKDELKIKSNVSDAIISGYDRAFATIFDSNITTIIVALILWIFGSGPVQGFSITLFFGILINLFTAVFITRYIYEEIIRTKLVKKAGFFFI; encoded by the coding sequence ATGAGTCATAATTTAAGATTAGCATTCATAATTATAGGTCTTGCTATAATGGGTTGGTTTATCACTCCTACAGTAAGATGGTATTTTTTTACATCAGAAGATAAAAAAGAAGAAAGTAATATGTCATTAGATGAAATGATATCTAAAGGCTATACAAAAGAACAAATTGATGAAATTCAATCACTTAAACGCCTTAGAAGCGAGTCTGTGAATTTAGGGTTAGATTTACAGGGAGGTATAAGGATAGTTCTTCAAGCAGATTTTGAGGATTATGCTAATAAATTAGATAGGACAGCATTATCTTTAACAGCTGAAGAGAAAAATGATGCTATGGAAAGGCTCATATCAAGATTAAGAGGAAGAATTGACCAATTTGGAGTTAGCGAAGTTGGTATAAGAAAACAAGGCGATGACAGAGTGGTTGTTGAACTTCCCGGTGCAAGAGACCCAGATAGAATAAAAAGTGTTGTACTCAGTCAAGGTGCTCTCACTTTCAATTTGGTAGACCAAGAAGCTTCTGCTACAATTACAAGCAATGACTTACTTCTTGGAGTTTTCACTAATACAGCTAAAGTACCAGAAAATGATAAGCAAGTTTATTTTTATAGCGAAAAAGATGACTTTGGAAGAAGAGTTAGAGGAGCTCCTGTATTTATAGAAAAAGAGGCTTCTTTAGACGGCTCTGCTTTAATTAATGCTAATGTAGGCGGCGGACAATTCGGCGAAGTTACTGTTGAGTTTGAACTTAACAATGAGGGAGCTGAACAGTTTGCATTAGTAACTGCTGCTAATGTTAATAGAATGCTTGCTATTGTATTAGACGATAAAGTAATAAGTGCTCCTAATATTAATCAAGAGATTAGAGGCGGAAGAGGTGTTATTACTGGAAGCTTTACTTTGGAAGAGGCTCAAGATTTAGCAAGAATACTTAAAGAAGGTGCTCTACCTTTAAAAGTAAGCGTTGTAGAAGAGGAAGTTGTAGGTCAATCTATAGGTGCTGACTCTGTTAAGGCTGGTACTACTGCTTTATTTATGGCGGCTGTTTTGGTTGCTGTATTTATGATTGCTGTATACAGAATATCTGGGGTTTTATCTACAATAGCAATGCTTGTAAATGTTATATTAATTATTGCTATTCTATCCCCTTTAAGATTTACTCTTACTTTGCCAGGTATTGCTGGTCTTATACTTACTATAGGTATGGCAGTTGATGCTAACGTTATTATCTTTGAACGTATAAAAGATGAATTAAAAATAAAATCTAATGTCTCTGATGCTATCATATCTGGATATGACAGAGCTTTTGCTACAATATTTGACTCTAACATTACTACAATAATAGTAGCTTTAATACTATGGATATTTGGAAGCGGTCCTGTACAAGGATTTTCTATTACATTATTCTTTGGTATTTTAATAAACCTATTTACTGCTGTATTTATTACCAGATACATATATGAAGAAATTATACGTACAAAACTTGTGAAGAAAGCTGGATTCTTCTTTATTTAA
- a CDS encoding AAA family ATPase, whose product MSKNIKYPTLYVKNFAKIKEAKIELSPFTLFIGDNNSGKSYLMTLVYGLMRYTEKIINIIFKDEKDIEELDEYKKLKSIIENYIDNLDFNKESELSFEIIEFFIELFNLLLNKYSNEVINYIFNSDNEIKLESIKLKFYDREIKFRVEKENECRDNEEYNIFTITNYYGDRTSIMYNESNYVMFVSKRVIYFIINNYLNNRYIIGDELKIFLPVSRTGFLLSRNDISASARASKYDRFAEKNNEYLSRPIMDFLDNFDELSKQKNNIEHMTKKSYLMLDFIEKNMLFGKIMINEETKNIYYKPDNTELELQMYLSSAVVTELTPLYLFLKYGFIKKKLLMEEPEISLHPQLQQQLTRLFIKLINTGVNIIITTHSDTIIQHINNMIKLNNNKEDVKKELMKKYNYDEDDLISEDRVRMYQFDIKEDGFTEITEIKGSKYGFQAPTFHKYLMQSSEEFEAFIEDLDN is encoded by the coding sequence ATGTCTAAAAATATTAAATATCCAACTCTATATGTAAAAAATTTTGCAAAAATTAAAGAAGCTAAAATTGAATTATCGCCATTTACTTTATTTATAGGTGATAACAACAGCGGAAAAAGTTATTTAATGACTTTAGTTTATGGATTAATGAGATACACAGAGAAAATAATTAATATAATATTTAAAGATGAAAAAGATATTGAAGAATTAGATGAATATAAAAAATTAAAATCTATTATAGAAAATTATATAGACAATTTAGATTTTAATAAAGAATCTGAATTATCATTTGAAATAATAGAATTTTTTATAGAATTATTTAATTTACTTTTAAATAAATATTCTAATGAAGTTATAAATTACATATTTAATTCGGATAATGAAATAAAATTAGAAAGTATTAAATTAAAATTTTATGATAGAGAAATAAAATTTAGAGTAGAAAAAGAAAATGAATGCAGAGATAATGAAGAATATAATATATTTACTATAACCAATTATTATGGTGATAGAACGAGTATTATGTATAATGAGTCTAATTATGTTATGTTTGTTTCTAAAAGAGTTATTTATTTTATCATTAATAATTATTTGAATAATCGTTATATTATTGGTGATGAGTTAAAGATATTTTTACCTGTATCAAGAACTGGTTTTTTATTGTCCAGAAATGATATATCTGCTTCTGCAAGAGCTTCAAAATATGATAGGTTTGCTGAAAAAAATAATGAATATTTATCAAGACCTATTATGGACTTTTTGGATAATTTTGATGAATTATCTAAACAAAAAAATAATATTGAACATATGACAAAAAAATCTTATCTAATGTTAGATTTCATTGAAAAAAATATGCTTTTCGGCAAGATAATGATAAATGAAGAAACTAAGAATATATATTATAAACCCGATAACACAGAATTAGAATTGCAAATGTATTTATCATCGGCAGTTGTAACTGAATTAACTCCTTTATATTTATTTTTAAAATACGGGTTTATAAAAAAGAAATTGCTTATGGAAGAGCCTGAAATATCTTTGCATCCGCAGTTACAACAGCAATTAACTAGGCTTTTTATAAAATTAATTAATACTGGTGTTAATATAATAATAACTACTCATAGTGATACTATTATTCAGCATATAAATAACATGATTAAATTAAATAACAATAAAGAAGATGTAAAAAAAGAATTGATGAAAAAATATAATTATGATGAAGATGATTTAATTTCAGAAGATAGAGTGAGAATGTACCAATTCGATATAAAAGAAGACGGATTTACTGAGATAACAGAAATAAAAGGAAGTAAATACGGATTTCAAGCTCCTACATTCCATAAGTATTTAATGCAGTCATCAGAAGAATTTGAGGCTTTTATTGAAGATTTGGATAATTAA
- the thiD gene encoding bifunctional hydroxymethylpyrimidine kinase/phosphomethylpyrimidine kinase: protein MIKALTIAGFDGSGGAGIQADLKVFSALGCYGMCVLTALPVQNTQGVRSCYEIDIKAIEEQLYCIFDDIVPDAIKIGMLFNNDIIKLVANFLENNAKNIPIIVDPVMVAKSGDRLLLEDAVESLKKYIIPISTVITPNIPEAEDITDKKIVTDEDMIAAANDILKIGAKNVMLKGGHLDGELSRDLFINTKEHKFLDAVRIDTKNTHGTGCTLSAAICSYIAHGKTPLEACILAKNYLFNALESAKIDSVGKGHGPVNHFYELWKYLKF, encoded by the coding sequence ATGATTAAAGCTTTAACTATAGCTGGTTTTGACGGCTCGGGCGGTGCTGGTATACAAGCGGATTTAAAAGTGTTTTCTGCTTTGGGTTGTTATGGGATGTGCGTATTGACTGCATTGCCTGTACAGAATACTCAAGGTGTGAGGAGCTGTTATGAAATAGACATTAAAGCTATAGAAGAGCAGTTATATTGCATATTTGATGATATAGTTCCAGATGCCATAAAAATAGGAATGCTGTTTAATAATGACATAATAAAACTCGTTGCTAACTTTTTAGAGAATAATGCTAAAAATATACCTATAATAGTTGATCCTGTTATGGTTGCTAAGAGCGGGGACAGGCTTCTTTTAGAAGATGCCGTTGAAAGTTTAAAAAAATATATTATTCCTATTTCTACAGTGATTACTCCAAATATACCAGAGGCAGAGGACATCACAGACAAAAAAATTGTTACAGATGAAGACATGATTGCAGCTGCTAATGATATACTTAAAATTGGAGCAAAAAATGTAATGCTTAAAGGCGGGCATTTAGATGGAGAGCTTTCAAGAGATTTATTTATAAACACTAAAGAACATAAGTTTCTTGATGCCGTTAGAATAGACACTAAAAATACTCATGGCACAGGATGCACATTATCTGCTGCTATTTGCAGTTATATTGCTCATGGAAAAACACCATTAGAAGCATGCATTTTAGCTAAGAATTATTTATTTAATGCTTTAGAGTCTGCTAAAATTGATAGTGTTGGTAAAGGGCATGGACCTGTTAATCATTTTTATGAGCTTTGGAAGTATTTAAAGTTTTAA
- the yajC gene encoding preprotein translocase subunit YajC → MFTATLYAQTTGGAQAGGSPLVSIGMMVAIFAIFYFLLIRPQKKQQQKLAQSIANLKKGDKIIVAGGIVAEYISDKEGGRVAIVKLGENTKIEIIKSSISAVVSDEILNAKKEEKKDKKAIEDKNQIKEELEKAQSEEKKE, encoded by the coding sequence ATGTTCACAGCAACTTTATATGCACAAACTACAGGAGGAGCTCAAGCAGGAGGAAGCCCTTTAGTATCAATAGGTATGATGGTAGCTATTTTTGCTATATTCTATTTTCTACTTATTAGACCGCAAAAAAAACAACAACAAAAATTAGCTCAAAGCATAGCTAATCTTAAAAAAGGTGATAAAATAATTGTAGCTGGCGGTATAGTAGCTGAATATATATCTGATAAAGAAGGCGGAAGAGTTGCTATAGTAAAATTAGGAGAAAATACAAAAATAGAAATAATAAAATCTTCTATATCAGCAGTAGTAAGTGATGAAATTCTTAATGCTAAGAAAGAAGAAAAAAAAGACAAAAAAGCTATAGAAGATAAAAATCAGATAAAAGAAGAATTAGAAAAAGCACAATCTGAAGAAAAGAAAGAATAA